From bacterium:
GGTAGCTCAGTCGGTAGAGCAGAAGACTGAAAATCTTCGTGTCGGCAGTTCAATCCTGTCCCTGGGCACATCTCTTTTTCCGATAAGCCCAGAACTTTCCCTCCCGCACTCACAGAAATGATCCCTGACAGAAACGTTCCCTCACCGTAATGATTTCTTACAGAAACAATCCGTGCTCCTGTCAAAAGCAAACACATGCTCCACATTTTCTGGCACCTTCTCTCATCTCGGGCTACACTAAGGGGCTATGCCATACCTATCTGACATAAAAGTATTACTTCAAAATATCGATGCCAACCAACCTGCATATCTTCTTATCGCCTCGCATCCTATCCGCATTGAACTCCTCGAAAGGGAGCTGCTTTCTTTCCTTAGCCTTACGCAAGAAAATGCTTCTCATTTCTTTGGTGACAGCATCGATGACAAAGGCATTCTTGGTCTTTGCGAGGAGCTTCACTCAAATGACCTCTTTACCCCTCAAAGGCTTATACGGCTCACGAATGCTCATAAGTTAAAAACATCCGCGCTCGATATTTTCCTGAAAAGCGAAGTCCCCGTTCCACCATCTAATATTTTACTCCTGCATGCCTCTCAACTGAAATCGAATAGTAGATTACGTAAGCATTTCGCCAAGAAGAATGCGCTGATAGAACTCCCAGAAATGAAAGAAGCCATGTTAGGTCAGTGGGCTATTGAACATGCCAAGTCCATTGGAATGAAGATTGGGAAGGATGTCGCCCAGCTCGCGGTCAGCATATCGGAAGAATCTCCTGATGGAATCAACCAAATCCTGCATCAGCTCCAGCTCTATTGCGAGCAGGGAAAAGCTCCAACAGTTTCGGACCTCTCAGAGCTGTTTCACTACCATCCAGATCCAAATGA
This genomic window contains:
- the holA gene encoding DNA polymerase III subunit delta, producing the protein MPYLSDIKVLLQNIDANQPAYLLIASHPIRIELLERELLSFLSLTQENASHFFGDSIDDKGILGLCEELHSNDLFTPQRLIRLTNAHKLKTSALDIFLKSEVPVPPSNILLLHASQLKSNSRLRKHFAKKNALIELPEMKEAMLGQWAIEHAKSIGMKIGKDVAQLAVSISEESPDGINQILHQLQLYCEQGKAPTVSDLSELFHYHPDPNEFQLLEKVLTKPPQEAEDNLRDLLDAGKNAFSLLNLMGKSASRLLLIRALINKGIQQSKIASIIGAPPWLVKKEIQLLQRANMSRLRAFHKALITADAQLKGKSLGMEAVFSQLLRGGR